Proteins from a single region of Lates calcarifer isolate ASB-BC8 linkage group LG19, TLL_Latcal_v3, whole genome shotgun sequence:
- the rdh12 gene encoding LOW QUALITY PROTEIN: retinol dehydrogenase 12 (The sequence of the model RefSeq protein was modified relative to this genomic sequence to represent the inferred CDS: deleted 1 base in 1 codon) yields MLLLLIIAGLGVVTLLVILFAPHIRKYAAGGVCTSTARLDGKTVLITGANTGIGKETARDLAMRGAWVIMACRDVEKGEEAAASIRAEYPKAQVEVRELDLADTCSIRAFAQKFLREVNNLHILINNAGVMMCPYTKTTDGFEMHIGVNHLGHFLLTSLLIGLLKRSAPARIIVVSSLAHNFGWVRFHDLHSQGSYNSGLAYCQSKLANVLFARELARRLKGTNVTVNSVHPGTVNTDLVRHSTLMTIFITFLSMFVKTPREGAQTTIYCAVAEELHSVSGKHFSDCAPAFVAPQGRSEDTARRLWDVSCELLGIEWD; encoded by the exons ATGTTGCTTTTATTAATTATCGCGGGTCTCGGAGTAGTGACGTTACTGGTGATTTTATTTGCACCACATATAAG AAAATATGCAGCAGGAGGAGTGTGCACGTCCACAGCTCGTCTGGATGGGAAGACAGTCCTCATCACTGGAGCCAACACAGGGATTGGGAAGGAGACTGCCCGGGACTTGGCAATGCGAG GGGCCTGGGTGATCATGGCGTGCCGAGATGTGGAAAAGGGCGAGGAGGCTGCGGCCAGTATACGAGCCGAGTACCCCAAAGCGCAAGTGGAGGTTCGAGAGCTCGATTTGGCAGATACCTGCTCTATACGTGCCTTTGCGCAGAAATTCCTGAGAG aGGTCAACAACCTTCATATCCTCATCAACAACGCTGGAGTGATGATGTGCCCTTACACAAAAACCACTGATGGTTTTGAGATGCATATCGGAGTCAATCACTTGG GTCACTTCCTGTTGACATCTCTCCTGATCGGGCTGCTGAAACGAAGTGCCCCGGCCCGAATCATTGTGGTCTCCTCTCTGGCGCACAACTTTGGCTGGGTCCGCTTCCATGACCTTCACAGCCAGGGCAGCTACAACAGCGGATTAGCATACTGCCAGAGCAAACTGGCAAATGTGCTGTTTGCCAGAGAGTTGGCCCGAAGACTCAaag GTACCAATGTGACAGTGAACTCAGTCCATCCGGGGACA GTGAACACTGACCTGGTCAGACACTCAACTCTCATGACGATATTCATTACTTTCCTCTCCATGTTCGTAAAAACCCCGAGAGAAGGAGCACAGACCACCATCTACTGTGCTGTAGCAGAGGAGCTGCACTCTGTCTCTGGGAAACATTTCAG TGACTGCGCCCCTGCCTTTGTAGCCCCACAGGGAAGAAGCGAGGATACGGCGAGGAGGCTGTGGGACGTCAGCTGTGAGCTTCTTGGCATTGAGTGGGACTGA
- the vti1b gene encoding vesicle transport through interaction with t-SNAREs homolog 1B has translation MSSEEFEKLHEIYRSLYEELKLMPDRALTSHGEERKRLVRTFDERQGEAEEVLQGMEEELRAAPSSYRNAMTTKLRLYRRDLGKLQRDMRNSAPSFGSSSQPVGGNHHGIYSSQNQQSTHLQSQRALLLQGTEALNNASQSIERSQRIAAETEQIGTDVIEELGQQREQLDRSRNRLVNTGENLSRSRKILRSMSRRLVTNKLLLAVIILMELGILGAVVYLKFFRR, from the exons atgtcGTCGGAGGAGTTCGAGAAGTTGCACGAAATCTACAGATCCCTGTACGAAGAGCTCAAGCTAATGCCGGATAGAGCTCTGACAAGCCACGGAG aggagaggaagaggttgGTGAGAACCTTCGATGAGAGGCAGGGGGAGGCTGAGGAAGTG TTACAAGGAATGGAAGAAGAGCTGCGTGCTGCCCCTTCTTCTTATCGAAATGCAATGACTACAAAGCTGCGTCTGTACCGCCGGGATCTGGGCAAGCTGCAGAGGGACATGAGAAACTCTGCTCCTAGCTTTGGCTCCTCTTCCCAGCCAGTGGGAGGGAATCATCATGGCATCTACTCATCGCAAAATCAGCAAAGT ACACACCTGCAGTCTCAGAGAGCCTTGCTACTCCAGGGCACAGAGGCTCTGAACAACGCCAGCCAGAGTATTGAACGAAGCCAACGCAtcgctgcagagacagagcagattGGTACAGATGTCATCGAGGAGCTGGGACAGCAGCGAGAACAGCTGGACCGCAGCAGAAACAGA CTGGTGAATACTGGAGAGAACCTCAGTCGAAGTCGAAAAATCCTTCGTTCCATGTCACGGCG GTTGGTGACGAACAAGTTACTTTTAGCTGTCATCATTTTAATGGAGTTGGGCATCCTGGGTGCTGTGGTCTACCTGAAGTTCTTCCGACGATGA
- the arg2 gene encoding arginase-2, mitochondrial, whose amino-acid sequence MALRGPLFRLLRTQLAHTCQQSRAQSVAVLGAPFSRGQKRRGVEHGPKVIRDAGLIDRLSCLDYSVHDFGDLNFHHLEKDEPYMGVKFPRTVGAANKMLSGAVSRAIGAGHTLIMLGGDHSLAVGSVSGHAQQCPDLCLIWVDAHADVNTPMTSPSGNLHGQPVAFMLKELQDKMPDIPGFSWTKPFLSSRDLVYIGLRDVDPGEHHILKNLGIQYFTMRDIDRLGIQRVMEVTLDHLLARKQRPIHLSFDIDAFDPSLAPATGTPVNGGLTYREGIYITEEIHNTGLLSAMDLVEVNPVMGANPEAVEATASLAVDVIASSLGQTREGAHVSIDEIPSVKDDTEQLRL is encoded by the exons atggctTTGAGGGGACCTCTGTTCCGTCTTCTCAGAACTCAACTCGCCCACACTTGCCAGCAAAGCAGAGCTCAGTCCGTGGCTGTGCTGGGAGCTCCGTTTTCAAGAGGACAG AAAAGGAGAGGTGTGGAGCACGGTCCTAAAGTCATCAGAGATGCGGGGCTCATCGACAGACTTTCCTGTTTAG ACTACTCTGTCCATGACTTTGGTGACCTCAACTTCCACCACCTTGAGAAGGATGAACCCTACATGGGCGTGAAGTTCCCTCGCACAGTGGGTGCAGCAAATAAGATGCTGTCTGGTGCAGTGAGCAGAGCCATAGGTGCTGGGCACACCCTCATCATGCTTGGAGGTGATCACAG CCTTGCTGTTGGATCAGTGAGTGGCCATGCCCAGCAGTGTCCTGACCTGTGTCTCATCTGGGTTGATGCTCATGCAGATGTGAACACGCCCATGACTTCTCCATCAGGAAACCTCCACGGCCAGCCTGTGGCATTCATGCTCAAAGAGCTGCAAGACAAG ATGCCAGATATCCCAGGGTTCTCCTGGACAAAGCCATTCCTCTCCTCGAGGGACCTGGTCTACATCGGCTTGAGGGACGTCGACCCCGGAGAGCA CCACATCCTGAAGAATCTGGGCATCCAGTACTTCACCATGAGAGATATCGACAGACTTGGCATCCAGAGGGTTATGGAAGTCACCCTTGACCATCTTTTGGCAAG AAAACAGCGACCGATCCATTTGAGCTTTGACATCGACGCATTCGACCCGTCTCTGGCCCCAGCCACAGGGACACCAGTGAATGGAGGTTTGACCTACAGGGAGGGAAtctacatcacagaggaaaTCCATAACACAG GCCTGCTGTCAGCCATGGACCTGGTAGAAGTAAACCCAGTGATGGGGGCCAACCCTGAAGCTGTGGAGGCCACCGCCTCTTTAGCGGTTGACGTCATCGCGTCATCTCTCGGACAGACGAGAGAGGGGGCTCACGTGTCCATCGATGAGATTCCATCAGTCAAGGACGACACAGAGCAGCTCCGCCTCTGA
- the rbm25a gene encoding LOW QUALITY PROTEIN: RNA-binding protein 25 (The sequence of the model RefSeq protein was modified relative to this genomic sequence to represent the inferred CDS: inserted 2 bases in 1 codon): MSYPPPLNRQQIGIPQLPPRIPPPQYGGFAPAVPPGTPMIPVHMGVVTPTPTVLVPTTVAVAQKPVAPKKESGAIRAKDTDDSGGPTTTVFVGNISEKASDMLVRQLLAKCGIVLSWKRVQGASGKLQAFGFCEYKEPESTLRALRLLHELLLGDKKLLVKVDAKTKAQLDEWKAKKRSANGGASGGSKNEDEDEEEVLDEETLRRDQVVKGAIDVLIREYASELNAPSQDPDSQPRNKKRKEKKEEEDINAMEMEDDKRDLISREISKFRDTHKKLEEEKGKKEKERLELERERRERDKERERERERRDREKEKERERERDKERERDRDRDRERERDRERERTXKERERERERERSRDVSEDRSRSRERAREDKKRDREDDEEDVYERRRLERRLRDKEAAYQERLKNWEIRERKKSRDYSKETEREDERRREMMKEAKRLKEFLEDYDDDRDDPKYYRGSALQKRLRDREKETELDERDRKREKEELEEIRQRLLAEGHPDPDAELQRMEEEAERRRQPPLKLEPEEEVNQEKAHRDRDREKRGAGRPVEPDPRGPQQHSDDDVEEGEEDDYHDGEDSQEAKPQLKPIMRPITTAPSVSSASGNVTPNTPGNESPCGIIIPGENTPEVQPPEEHRPKIGLSLKLGATNSPSQLNAGKRKKLATVESVFNKFDDEEADEQPRKRKLVPLDYGDDDKSLGLDGAEIPGAKGSINTEEKRKHIKSLIEKIPTARPELFSYPLDWTMVDSTLMDRRIRPWINKKIIEYIGEEEPTLVDFVCSKVMAHSTPQGILDDVAMVLDEEAEVFIVKMWRLLIYETEAKKIGLVK, encoded by the exons ATGTCGTACCCTCCTCCGCTGAACCGCCAGCAGATTGGCATCCCGCAGTTACCCCCGAGGATCCCACCTCCACAGTATGGGGGGTTTGCACCGGCAGTCCCACCAG GTACTCCCATGATCCCAGTACACATGGGTGTAGTGACCCCCACACCCACA GTTCTTGTCCCGACCACAGTTGCTGTAGCACAGAAGCCAGTGGCTCCAAAAAAGGAGTCTGGCGCCATCAGAGCCAAGGATACAGACGACAGCGGTGGCCCCACCACCACTGTATTTGTAGGGAATATCTCTGAAAAGGCATCTGACATGTTGGTCAGGCAGCTTCTAGCG AAATGTGGTATTGTTCTAAGCTGGAAAAGGGTCCAAGGTGCCTCTGGGAAACTTCaag CTTTTGGGTTCTGTGAGTATAAGGAGCCTGAATCTACACTGCGAGCCCTCAGACTTCTGCATGAGTTACTCTTAGGTGATAAGAAGCTGTTGGTCAAGGTAGATGCCAAGACCAAGGCCCAGCTAGACGAGTGGAAGGCCAAGAAGAGGAGTGCCAATGGG GGAGCCAGTGGTGGGTCAAAGAACGAGGAcgaagatgaggaagaggttCTTGATGAAGAGACCTTGCGTCGGGACCAGGTTGTGAAGGGGGCCATCGACGTCCTCATCCGAGAGTATGCAAGTGAGCTCAATGCTCCCTCGCAGGATCCTGACAGTCAGCCTCGCAACAAGAAGcggaaagagaagaaagaggag GAGGATATCAATGCTATGGAGATGGAGGATGACAAGAGAGACCTGATATCCAGAGAGATCAGCAAATTCCGGGACACACACAAG aagctggaggaggaaaaaggaaagaaagagaaggaacgACTGGAGCTcgagagggaaaggagagagagggacaaagagCGGGAGCGCGAGAGGGAGCGCCGCGACCGcgagaaagagaaggaaagggagagagagagggacaaggAGCGGGAAAGAGATCGGGATCGCGACCGGGAGCGCGAGAGGGATCGCGAACGGGAGAGGAC AAAGGAGCGGGAGAGGGAGcgtgagagggagaggagtcGAGACGTCAGTGAGGATCGCAGTAGATCGAG agagagagctagAGAAGATAAAAAACGAGACCGtgaagatgatgaggaggatgttTATGAACGAAGGAGACTTGAGAGGAGGCTTCGAGACAAGGAGGCAGCTTATCAAGAA CGCCTGAAAAATTGGGAGATCCGCGAGAGGAAGAAATCTCGTGACTACAGCAAGGAAACAGAGCGGGAGGACGAGAGGCGTCGTGAAATG ATGAAAGAAGCCAAGAGACTGAAAGAATTCCTTGAAGATTATGACGACGACAGAGACGACCCAAAATACTACAG GGGCAGCGCTTTGCAGAAGCGGCTTCGTGACCGAGAAAAGGAGACAGAGTTGGACGAGCgagacaggaagagggagaaggaggagctgGAAGAGATCAGACAGAGGCTTCTCGCCGAGGGACACCCTGACCCTGATGCTGAGCTGCAGAGG atggaggaggaggcagagcgCAGACGACAGCCCCCTCTGAAACTTGAACCCGAGGAGGAAGTGAACCAGGAGAAGGCTCACAGGGATCGGGACAGGGAGAAGAGGGGGGCAGGGAGGCCCGTGGAGCCGGATCCCAGGGGCCCTCAACAGCATTCGGACGACGACgtggaggaaggagaggaggatgactACCATGACGGAGAAGACTCACAAGAAGCCAAGCCACAACTCAAACCCATCATGCGACCAATCACTACTGCTCCCTCGGTGTCCTCCGCCAGTGGGAATGTGACTCCAAACACACCCGGCAACGAATCTCCCTGCGGCATCATCATTCCTGGTGAGAACACTCCTGAGGTCCAACCTCCCGAGGAACATCGACCCAAGATTGGACTCAGTCTCAAACTGG GTGCCACCAACAGTCCGAGCCAACTCAACGCAGGAAAGCGAAAGAAACTGGCGACTGTTGAAAGCGTTTTCAACAAGTTTGATGACGAGGAAGCTGATGAGCAGCCTCGCAAAAGGAAACTGGTTCCACTGGACTATGGTGATGACGACAAGAGTCTGGGGCTGGACGGGGCTGAAATTCCAGGGGCCAAAGGCAGCATCAACACCGAGGAGAAACGCAAGCACATAAAGAGCCTTATTGAGAAGATCCCCACTGCCAGACCTGAGCTCTTCTCCTACCCTCTGGACTGGACTATGGTTGACTCG ACGCTGATGGATCGCCGCATTAGACCGTGGATTAACAAGAAGATTATTGAATACATCGGCGAGGAGGAACCCACTCTGGTTGATTTTGTCTGTTCAAAG GTGATGGCACACAGCACCCCTCAGGGTATTCTTGATGATGTTGCAATG GTTCTCGATGAAGAAGCAGAAGTATTCATAGTAAAAATGTGGAGGCTGTTGATATATGAAACAGAAGCCAAGAAGATCGGACTGGTGAAATAA
- the slc39a9 gene encoding zinc transporter ZIP9 — translation MDDFSSISLLSLAMLVGCYVAGTIPLAVNFSEEKLKLITVLGAGLLCGTALAVIIPEGVHALYEEILEGGHHSHGQAGVVEASEPKVEADTALGASGKHEHSHEQLHACIGVSLVLGFVFMLLVDQIGSSHVHNTEDPESARVTSSKITTTLGLVVHAAADGVALGAAASTSQTSVQLIVFVAIMLHKAPAAFGLVSFLMHAGLERNRIRKHLLVFALAAPVLAMLTFLGLSQSSKEALSDINATGVAMLFSAGTFLYVATVHVLPEVGGGGHSHAPAGGNGGKGLSKVEVGALVLGCLIPLVLSVGHHH, via the exons ATGGACGATTTCAGCTCGATCAGCCTGCTGTCTCTTGCGATGTTGGTGGGATGTTATGTGGCCGGGACGATACCTTTAGCAGTCAACTTTTCAGAG GAAAAGCTGAAGCTGATCACTGTACTGGGAGCAGGGCTGCTCTGTGGGACTGCACTCGCTGTTATTATTCCTGAAGGGGTCCACGCACTTTATGAGGAAATCCTCGAAG gtggacACCACAGTCACGGCCAGGCTGGAGTTGTGGAGGCGTCCGAGCCAAAGGTTGAAGCAGACACTGCCCTCGGAGCCAGTGGGAAACATGAACACAGTCACGAGCAGCTTCACGCCTGCATTGGAGTGTCTCTGGTCCTGGGCTTCGTCTTTATGCTGCTGGTGGACCAGATAGGAAGTTCTCATGTGCACAACACTGAAG ATCCAGAGTCAGCAAGAGTCACCTCCTCAAAAATCACCACCACCCTGGGTCTTGTGGTCCACGCTGCTG ctgatGGAGTGGCACTTGGAGCTGCCGCCTCTACCTCTCAGACCAGTGTTCAGCTCATTGTCTTTGTAGCTATCATGTTGCACAAG GCTCCAGCAGCGTTTGGCCTTGTATCTTTCCTGATGCATGCTGGTCTGGAGAGGAACCGAATTCGCAAACATCTCTTGGTCTTCGCCCTGGCAGCACCCGTCCTCGCCATGCTCACATTCTTAGGCCTCAGTCAG AGCAGCAAAGAGGCCCTGTCAGACATCAACGCCACCGGTGTAGCCATGCTCTTCTCCGCCGGCACCTTCCTCTATGTGGCCACCGTCCACGTCCTCCCTGAGGTGGGGGGTGGCGGCCACAGCCATGCTCCAGCAGGAGGGAACGGAGGCAAGGGACTGAGCAAGGTGGAGGTGGGAGCTCTGGTTCTGGGCTGCCTCATTCCTCTGGTGCTGTCTGTCGGTCACCACCATTAG